Genomic segment of Eupeodes corollae chromosome 2, idEupCoro1.1, whole genome shotgun sequence:
TACCAGGAAGAGCCAATTAATTATCCAAACCTTGAAGTAGGAAATCCATACAAAAATTTGGATAACTACTACAACGAACAGTTTCAACAAAATCTCGAAGAATTCCACGTAGCAAACCATCCGGTTTGGTTTTCAACCAGCCTCTGGGAACCTATTGGATTCATAGACGTTAATAAACACAGAAATATATTACCCTACATAAATATTTCGTCACCTTTCGGAAGACCACTAAGATTTCTAATCGATACTGGTGCATCTTCATCTTTTATCAAATCTGAATTTGCCgaaccaacattttaaaatcccATTGATAAAACCATTATAAATCTATATTCAAGGAACACACGATCAATAGAGAAATATTGTTCccctgtttttcaaaattccaaacGCATGGCACATTCAGATTCTTAGTATTTAAATTTCACGGATACGTCGATGGCCTAATCGGCCTAGACATCCTTACCCAACTCGAAGCTAAAATAGACTTACTCgtagaaaaacaaattctgaTTACAAAAAAAGCCAATATTCCCCTTCTTCTGAAGCCAAACTCTACATCATCCCAATACATTATACCTCCAAATACGAAAATGATTTGTCGCTTCCCTGTAAATGTACAATATGGTGACATCTTCATCCGCCCTACTCAAATTAGACCAAGCATCTCTATCTCAGAAGGCATCTATGTTGCAAAAAATTGGTATAGTACTCTCGAAGTAACTAATGTTTCAAACCAAGAGCAAAACATTCTTCTAGAACAGCCTATTAAAGTGTGCTCGTATTTAGAATATTGCGAAGTCAATGTTACGAAAGCATTCTCACAAGCTTATGACGAACAAGTTTCAAATAACGaaataacaaatttgtttaaactagATCACTTAAACTccgaaaaaaaatctataactaAACTgtgcaaacatattttttttcgaaaagatcaatCGCTCACATTTACAAACGCTGTAAAGCACAAAATACGAAGATGTTCCCATATATACTAAATCATATAGATATCCATACGTACACAAAATGGAGGTTCAGAAACAAGTAAAAGAGTTACTCAGGCAAAGAATAATCCGTCCAAGTCATTCGCCATGAAGTTATCCGGTTTGGGTAGtcccaaaatgaaaaaatattcccACAAAAAAATGGCGTCTTGTATTCGACTATCGCCgcctaaatgaaaaaaacaattagCGACAAATATCCACTCCCGAACATCACGGAGATCCTGGATAAATTAGGGAAATGTATGTACTTTTCCTCTCTGAACTTCACAAGCGGGTTCCATCAGAGCGAGATGGACCCAAAAGACATACCAAAAACGGCATTTACAATCCAGGGGGGTCACTTCGAGTTTGTGCGAATGCCGTTCGGCCTTTAAAACGCGCCGTCTACCTTCCAAATAGTAATGGACCATGTATTAAACGATCTTGTGGTAAAAGTCTGTTTAGTTTATTTAGATGATATAATCATTTTTCAACCTCCCTGCAAGAACATCTTGAAAATTTAAAGGAACTCTTTTTAAGGCGCCACGACTTTAACTTCAAAGTCTAACTAGATAAAACAGAATTCAGTAAAGGAATTTCCAatccaacacaatgtatcgaaaaccagtggcaacattgccaagatgcaatcaaagaagccgcctctgatgtgctggatttcagacagccaccaacaaggaacccctggtttgatgaggaatgtctgcaggcaaatgcagccaaacaacaggcactgcataaaaggacgagagctgcccatgagctttatgagcagaagagaGAAGTagagattgccatatctaagctgaagtccaaTAAAGCCGctagagcggatggcttgaatgccgagcttttaaaagcagctggagataagttggttaggagcatgcaccaacttatctgtaagatatggtcggaagaaagcatgcccgatgaatggaacctcagtattgtttgcccgatcctgaaaaaaggagaccctcttaactgcaccaactatagaggaatcagtttacttaacatcgccaatgaaatcttctctgccgtaatatgtgaacgtcttaagcacatcgtcaacaacctgataggtccttatcactATGGTTTTAGCCCagcaaagtccacagttgatcaaatattcacataacgtCAGAtcgtggaaaaaacccaagaacaccaaatcgacacccaccatcttttcatcgatttcaaggccgcatatgacagtataTACAGGGACgacctgtatagagccatgtctacttttggcatccctgccaaaatcgtccgtttgtgcaggatgaccatagagaattcacgctgctccataaaggttttaaacaacttaacagaacaattcgatgtcaaaaaaggtttttgacaaGGCGTTGAGctttcatgtgatttttttaacatcgtgcttaaaagaatagtgcagatctcaaacgtcaacactagaggcactaccttccaaaagtctgtccaattacaagAATATAGCtgttgacattgacataatcggaagaactcagtgtgatgtcaatggggcttttgtgaatattatggcagaggcggcaaaaatgagtttaacggttaatgagggcaaaacaaagtatatgctgtcgtcaagaaaggacatacaacaccgacgtcttggtcaaaacgtcaccattgaccgacaagtcaaggacttcgcctatctaggctctgctgtaaacgcagaaaacaacaacaacaacagaataactcctgctaaccgctgtttctttggacttagaaagcaattgagtggtaaagtcctctcttgaaggaccaaagtgttgctatataagacctttatcatccCTGTCCTGTTAAACGGTtaatgtttatacaaaaaaaaattaacatgatcCAAAAAGGCTTTaagtatccttttttatttcactttcattatatatttttttctttactcgacagtattttttaaagtgaacaAATCTGCCTAAAATACTATTGAAATAACTTATGGTATATATATTAACCTACTTATGTACTTCCATTTGTTAGTTTATAAGTTTAAGcaatatacctacctatatttatgtaggtatgtacattTGCAATTGTATAATAGTTAAGTTTGATTCGTCTATTATCCCAataatgttttgagaaaaaaaaagaaatttaaaaataaacccatCCCAACCCATATCAAACTTATAACAagattgaataaaaacaaaacgaaactcACAAATCATCATTTCGAATTACATCCAAGCACCaacgaaattttgaaaaaaatacattttctgcaGCGAACATGATTTGGCCTTGAATGCAACACTTCACAGACATACCTAACTTCCCATCCGgctttcgatttgtctttcttaaagcATTGTAGATTGTggagttttttgttaaaaagctgttagttgaattattctaaagaAATTTAagattaccaataatattttccatatgATAAAGTCGATATCGAGATTTCGATGATGTAAGAGTACTCCACAAAGAGAAGAGAATGACGACGAGGTATATTCTTGAAAGCTTGcgcatacaacaaaaaataagaagaacaaTAAACACTCAAGAAGATCGAGAGAACACTACGCATTAGCAATAAAATAAGTACTGAAATACACTGTGATAATTTATGtttgtctttttaatttattagactCTTGtgtttaatgttaatttattaaacagtttaccaattttttctttcattttaaaacaaaacaatgtaaaacacaacaacaaataaacaacatgtaagtttccttttttttttaatttagacaaATTGtactaaataataaatacaaaaatgttttttcataatgttaaataaataaagatcataataaaaaaaaaccctcaAGAAGTCGTGAGTAGCgacgaaacgttgggaaaaagatgacataaagttttttatttgcatttgagATCGATTGACCAAAACAGCCTGCGTTACTAAACATAAATCTTCACAATTGGTCacataaaacatacatatacctgcatttaatttttctatgcCGAATAGTTGAATAAAACGCGCATCGGTCAAAAGGACTGGTTGTAAGTCTATGTCCACAAAAGTatcttgcaacaaaaaaaaaggattaattaaattcttctgccttttaaatatttgtttttacatttttctccTTTTTATTAGATTTCGTTGACGAAATACCCTAACATGAGACGATGTACTTTGTTTGGACTCTatgaaaaatcttttatgaTAAAATCTTACAAACTTTCACTTTCATTCTTTTACGCCTTTTTACAAACAACTTAAAAGATTTTGGCTTCCTGAATacaaaaaactagatttttatcagatgttcaaatattttacatttcatAAGAGATCTTAAAACAGATTTCATAAAAGATTTGGAATTCTGattaacaaaattgaaagtcataaaagttttttttgacatctatgtttatatttgtaaataggctccaatatcttttattttcgaaattacACTCAAGTGCATGTTTTCTAGAAGTATTCACTATGGCTAATGTAGTCTAAATCTTATGTACAAAAACGACATGAAACCTATCATAGTGTAGACAGTACGGGCGGCACCTTAGCTGACGATTACATTGGctcattcagtaatttttacttaatttttataaatacaatatatATAGGGCCACTTTGCATCTATGGGTAACCTACAAAaacattcttaaatatttttgtcaaatctAGTTTGATATATATTTTACTGATTTAAACAATTTGCATTCACGGTCATCAAATATTCTGTCAAACACAGCTTcctatttgaatatttaacaaTGTGAACACCGCTTTTATATAAATACCTTCTGTTCCAAACCGGTACGTTCATGTAGTCGTAGCCCTAAAGCGCgtcttttttttcactttttgactTTTGACTCAACCGTTTTGTGCGGTTGGTAACTCTGATTTCATAAATACAAATGGCGAATGGTGTAATTGTTAATTCGGCTTTtcatttatcattattttgaacaaataacggctcttaattttataaattaattattaaaatcataGTATTTCGTTGCTAAACTAATTGtaatacaatttcttttttattttcgttattaTTGATAAGAAACGAAATATGGAGGTTGAAGGAAAAACTGTGGCAAGCGTACAGGACGCGTCGTTCttgaaaaaaggtattttttttggcttttttacaTGAATAATTCCATTTGTTATTCGTGTGTTTAATAAACCTATATAAATTTAGTAACAAgttaagattttattaaataacaaaattaacaattaaaaatttgctaTATAGAAGatgttttattcaatatttattgagCGCCAATTTACTTGTGTGTATACTTTCCAGAATCGGTCGTCGTAGACGAAAAATTCAACAACGCCACTGCTGAGAAAAGTGTGGTGTCGGCCTGCCTCGCTTCTGCTACTGAACTCAAAAAATCTGTAGCTGATTGTAGTTCAACGATGAACGAAGATCAATCTTCTGAAGAGAAGGATGACTTGTTGGAGCAAATCGAAGAAGTTTGcaatgacaatgttaaaagctCTGAAGATATAAGTAAAACATCAGAGAAAGAGTTTTTCAAGAAGAtagaagaaatggaaaaaaatgataagaaagTTAATGAAACTGCTTCGAAAATGGATACAAATATCGCTATGGAGttaaaagctaaaaatattattgagtgCGAGGCTTCAGCAGTTGATGATGTTGTGGTTGGGGATAAAATTCTCGATGTAAAAGAAGACATAGCGACGGCAAAGAACGAACCAATAGCCACGTCCAGTGTAGATATTAAAGTTCTTACACCAATTTCAATAGATACAAAGTTGGAAGCAAGTCTAGAAAAACCATCTAATGAAGTGGGTGACGATGAAGACGCTCTGGTTTCCATTTCAAATACACCTAAGATTGAAAATAAGTTGTCAATAAGCGAAAAGTCAAATGAACacaataaagtttttgttacTGATTTGCCAGTAGAGTCTACAGAAACGGCAGCTTCACTAATTcccgaagaaaaaaaagatatcgaAAAGATGGACATAGTTGAAGAAAACATTATGGAAGTTGATGAAGCGAAAGCAGCCAGAGGTATGGACGATAACAATGAACACATGGAAGTGGGTAGCGTGAAGGAATCTGTGTCGCTGGATGATAACGTGGAAATGCTAACTGAAGAAAACGTGTTAGACAATTTGGCAAAGCCAAAAGCAGAATCTGCATTCAGAGATTTGGACAAGGAAGATGTTTTAACGGCCAAAACGAGCGatcaaaaaactggaaaaaacaCATGCGccgataaaatttcttttgataCCGCAAAGTCTATTAATAGCAACATCAAACCCGAGGTCATGAAAGAGGCAACAGAAGACAACGCACAAAAAACGGAAGCAGCACCAATAAAAGttgtcaataataaaaatgatgataCAAAAGTCGATTTTGTGCCTGAAGAATCAATAAATAAACCagccgaaaacaaaattttgcttgacttaaaaccaaaaacaaaagataatatTGTTTCCAGCAGTTTAGTAAATACGCCGGTTTCATCGTCGAATGTATTTAATAGTACTCCTATTCAAAAGCAGTTTGAAATATCATCagaaaatgtaagcaaaatatCTAATACTGCTGAACTAAGCCATACTGAGAAGGAGGAAGAAGCAACATCCACAAAACCTTtgataaaaagttttgaagattCGACAACTGAAAGTGGAACATGTGCAAGTTAGtatcaatgtttttatatatattttattgtacaGCAACAAATCAACAAAGATGATTATTTGTAAATGTTTCAAGTAATCTGCtctattttttttgagaaatcaatttaaaaatggctTCGTTGCCACACATCGTCATGTGACTGGGAATATTTTATAGTAGAACATTAATGTATTGTTTTGAACGCattgtattgtatttgtatgcatttcatttattgtaataaaattagtttgagttACTTAAGCGAGGAAGGCTAGGTGTCGCTCAAAAGGCTAGCATTCAATATTAAgatgttgaaaaatatgtaagaTAAGATGCCCCCAGATATTATAtctcattttatataatatcaCTCATTAGGTCACTACCTCTTTGGTATCATGCACTCGATTTCACTAACAAAGTTCCGATGAAAAATAAcctttaggattttatttttaagagagATGAACAAATGTTTTAGTGTTTTGAACTGTGGAGAGATTGAAATGGCTAATTTCATTCATGCAATAAAGTACAGAAATGTATATttgaacatgtttttttgtccttaaccaatatttaaatttgcattCAAATTAAACCAAAAGCCCCTGTACCTACATCGATTAATgaataatttcatatttttcttcacATATGTCTTCTTATGTTGAACTGAActgaaattaaaacataatatgTTAAGTTAATTCATTTGGGAataagaatttataaatattaagtgAATATGTGAGTTCTTTGAGCATGTAcattgtatttttcaaaaatacatattCGATAATAACTGTATTTGTTTGCCTATGAAACCAAATAAGTCAATGCAACATTGAGATCAatgatttggaaaaaatttcagaaaaaaaaactttttctgtATTTAAAGGTAGCTTgctcaaaaaattgtatactaAGTACTTTAAAGTATGATATAAATAACGAAAGTTATTAAACATAGTTTTCCCAAACAAAAGTTCTCAATTTGAAGGtataacaaattcaattttctccAACGACGCAGAAAAACCAGATATTCAACCGCAGAAAGCGAATGTCACAAAACCTCCTTCAATGTTTTTCTTGAATTGTATATGTTTgctaataaatcaaaaacatatgttctttttttataatagtgTTAAGTAGAATTGTTGAGCACAAgcaagtaaaaaaaactgcatattaaaaatatttgtatttttattttaagcgaGTGAAACTGATCAACCTTCATCTGATGGTACAATGAAAAAATACATTGAtgctataaaaaaatacaatggaTTGCCTGATACAACAACCGATGAAGAAGAGACTTCAACAccgggaaaaaataaaaactctaatgaaaagtttgaaataaaaatatctaatcTTTCTGGGTCGGATTTGAAAAAAGATAGCAAATACGAGGTCAATGTTTGTTGTGAGAAAAATGATGTACGGTACCTATCGATTGAACGTGTCGATCTTTCTAGTAATAAAAATACAAGCGAAACTGATAAGCCCTCTGCATCAGAGAGTTCAATTCAAAGTTCATCTAATGGCAGCGTTACCAGTTTACCAGCATATTCATTGCCGCAAACAGTAGATACCCCACCATCGGCATCAACATCGTCTTCAATAAACTGTAACAGTATAATAATATCGCAAAATAAACACACCAT
This window contains:
- the LOC129944203 gene encoding TP53-binding protein 1-like, producing MEVEGKTVASVQDASFLKKESVVVDEKFNNATAEKSVVSACLASATELKKSVADCSSTMNEDQSSEEKDDLLEQIEEVCNDNVKSSEDISKTSEKEFFKKIEEMEKNDKKVNETASKMDTNIAMELKAKNIIECEASAVDDVVVGDKILDVKEDIATAKNEPIATSSVDIKVLTPISIDTKLEASLEKPSNEVGDDEDALVSISNTPKIENKLSISEKSNEHNKVFVTDLPVESTETAASLIPEEKKDIEKMDIVEENIMEVDEAKAARGMDDNNEHMEVGSVKESVSLDDNVEMLTEENVLDNLAKPKAESAFRDLDKEDVLTAKTSDQKTGKNTCADKISFDTAKSINSNIKPEVMKEATEDNAQKTEAAPIKVVNNKNDDTKVDFVPEESINKPAENKILLDLKPKTKDNIVSSSLVNTPVSSSNVFNSTPIQKQFEISSENVSKISNTAELSHTEKEEEATSTKPLIKSFEDSTTESGTCATSETDQPSSDGTMKKYIDAIKKYNGLPDTTTDEEETSTPGKNKNSNEKFEIKISNLSGSDLKKDSKYEVNVCCEKNDVRYLSIERVDLSSNKNTSETDKPSASESSIQSSSNGSVTSLPAYSLPQTVDTPPSASTSSSINCNSIIISQNKHTILGIEELCNFMINQFTKIKNAVNPDSKKEAAVLLEENTPTHQIKKNKKISPAETPSTSGSKSKRARKRSMQEDDVESTPKAKQVKRDINKETPKGHEAESTESKAGPCVLAKWVDKKFYAGKITGEKPGKKYVVLFEDGASKTLPRESIVFGEGDTLPLQDQHIYALVDEDYESGIVLSIEKSNNKVYYQVKTENTTVKVTASDIYLEVDQAKEIQKIQNVNKVSEGVEEEDSSGTRPSRNKRPPASPSTPEAGYSGAVGKRGGKRQKRLPFNSVPPKRVSEDSDSSDTLESTPPVSPKEKPGLELVEGVQPELQNSANDSELARMIFISDYKKSQPNCDIDELLGPLAKSSTLFRNKHFLLTCTVGLRPHRYQQERTENDENNRFKQFSGVPYVKRYIQKQLEAGGAKIYNYFEDVPKNKYKQCKLIAPRPCITAKYVQCIASDIQAISHDWVVDSCRHNKLADLNKYQLPAGWSILAEKFVQWKIGKNNPIRLSGQPFTKTFVLIAGEHSDFVELWGRVCKAAGAKLRIIKSLDDITPTTSGYMVAESDFSHSIKAKAQYYGIPVVSTVWVVQSLIMGAICPPNSHSKLSQLFEDEEI